CCAAAGGATTTTTAGAGCAAATTTACTTCGAAACTGTACATTTTCCATCACAAATGTAAAATGTCCGAAAGGCAAACGgctttccttttatttttttgtatcaaATTAAATAGCATCTCAACCAAAATTGCGTGTCgttaaatacccttgcagaggatgctatgatttcagtcagagaccaccaacgcagtaaaggagacatGTCGCACAGATTTAAATActaaggttttatttttagttggccCTTAGCATTATAGCCATAAAAAAACACATACATTACATGCGTGATTGATGAAACCGGTTGGTGCGAGCTCGAGGGTCCGTGGTTCGAGTCACGTAGAGTCtaacaaaaattttgtttccttTTCACGAATTTTAGCTTTCTTCCGTAGACCCTTTTCTCACCGAAAACCACTTACCTTCTTCtgcaaatgtaattatttccTGAGTATTTCCAAAGAAGTCTTCATGATCAATATTTTCCTGGTCATGAACAACCGATTCGTAATGCCGCTTCTGTTTTTCtccttcaatattttggaCCATTGAATGATATCCAACGCTAGAGCTACTTTCGTGGCTTTTCTCATTAGTCTGAACACTGTAATCGTTAAAATAATCATAAGCATTGCGCCTGATCTCACCATTAATGCCAGTGTTGGCGCTACTATCACTACTACGGTTTATATCTATCAGATATGTAGATTTTCTGTACGCATTCGCATTCATTTGTTTGCCGCCGATgctattaacatttttggcaTCTCCGTTTTTAAGCATCTTCGTAATACTGCCATGGTGGCTTTCGTGTTGTGATGTAGATTTAGACGCAATACgagaattcatttttaattgacGTTTCTCTGTCCATCTTttcaaaaatacgtttttctcATCGTCTTTTTGCATATAATGCCTTCTTCGGTCTGCAGGCCGATTTCTCAAGACCTTTTCATAAACGTTCCCTTTACTTGTGTTAAAAGTATAATCGAACGGGGATCGATATTGATGTTGACTACTAGGATAACTCCTACCGCCCCGGCCACTGAACCTATGTGTTTCGGGTAGGGCTAACGTCCGTGCTCTGGAGTTCTGTTGATCAAAATCATTACCACTGCTCTCAAAGGCATTGTCCATCCGTCCACCATCTGCACGATATATAGTTTCCCAAATAAATTGTTTAGGAAGGGGATGAGATACATTGGGTTTGTGGCTAAGACCAAGCTTCGTCAAAATTTGCCGTTTAATCGACTCCAAGCGAACTTGGTCGCTCGGTGCAATGTTGTTATGTGGTTgattagtttttttgttgaaataaTTGTTGGTATGGTATTTGTTGTAGATGTTGTAGTCTGTATGTGGATTATCTGTGTAAATGTGATAATTGTAAAGTGTTATGTAAGTTAcattagatttaattttcgTTTGGTTTTGTATGGAGTGTAtttgtagtttaaatttagtATAATATAATGTGGGTGTAGATAAATTAGTCGAGATCTCATTTAActtctttaataataaaaacctttATTCACCTTTGCGAAAAGAAATTTCTCAACGTAATAATAAATGTAGAATAGGAGTTTTTTCatccaaaaaaaatcttttacgaatcaacaattaattaataatgttGCTGTTTACAGACAGCCATTATAGCTTTTACACTCATTAAAAGTTTAAGCGACAAAGCTTTTAAATATGTCAAAATCCTAGAAGTATGTAATTCTTAATTACATATTCCGTACCGATATTTGCAAATGGCCGAAAGTCCGAGGTTCATTCCCCAGTGAGTGCAAGTGTGTTGAAATGCTAAAAATGTTTGTCATATCTAGAGTTCTAgcatctttaaaggtgtgggcgccagtcacattttaaaatcgttagtgggcgattttgggcgttagagggggcgtggcgctcggctgaaataaacttgcgctacgtaggaagcccaagaatatgtgtggaaaatctcaatcttctagcttttgtagtttccgagatctcagcgttcatacggacagacagacagacggacaaacggacttggctatatcgactcggctagtgaccctgatcaagaatatatatactttatagggtcggaaacgcttccttctccctgttacaataaaattaatttgttaaaatttaattcgaaattcagaattagatataACAGGTATTTCCAAAGGTAGGAGGTTATATGttaaaaaacacccaagatataattttttacccttgcagagggtattataatttcagtcagaggtttgtaacgcagtgaagaaggCATtttcgaccacataaagtatatatattcgtgatcagcaccaatagccgagttcATCCAGCtatgtccgcctgtccgtttgtccgtttctatgcgagctagtctcttagttttaaggctatcgcgatgaaacttttccaaaagtcttctttataTTGCaagtagtacatatgtcggagcgagccggatcggacttaaggctcccataataatcaaacaaatataagaaaattcattgtaactttgtaggaagtaggcgtttttgatttttgacaacccaaaaacaaaattttaaataggcaCGCAGAAaatggaatccctggaactgcaccgagcgagtgagtgagcattaaactataggtatttactttatctgcaagggtatatatgtaagcttcggctggccgaagctagcttcctttcttgttttacattttctttccgattattcctatgggagctattagatatagttgtccgatccggctcattccgacatatatactacctgcaaacgaaaaaagacttttgggaaagttttcgCCCGATAACTTTAAAGCTGAGAGACGGACAGAGCCCAGAAAGAAAAACTATTATGTAAACATGTTTTTAAAGTGACCGCTTTTGGAAAACCTACAAAATCcgcactaaaataaaattagtttttcggTGTCACAGAATCTGTAGAGTTTGGTAGGAGTTTTGGAGTAAATTTGCTCTGATTTTAGGAACATTTGCTTCAAGACCTATTATTCGGTTGGTTTAAAATCGTGTACTGAATGTTCaaacggtttctgtgacaccgagatttgcttTTGGGGGGAAATGTGGATGAAAGATAtgtctgtgacacccctgataatatacatatgtattacAAAAATGTGGCCCCATTGCAATGTTTATAAATGCCAAACATATCTTGTTCAATCAAAAGTCATATAGTGAGAAAATTTCCGTTTCGacccaaaaatatgtgtgggtaatcccaactttcaagcttttgtagttttcgagatctcagcgttcatacagagtCTGTAttacagacatacagacggacagacagacatggctagatcgactcggccaGTGATcctgtgtattttgtttttgtagtgGGCGTGTGTTTtggctaattgtgtgtattttgtggTTGTGAGGGTAACTATTTGATTGATAGAATTGACAATATTTTGGTTGGGGAATTTTTGACTATTATATATTACCAATCAATTTTTATGTGTGGAGGACGAAAATGTATTACTCTTTTACTTTTCACCATCACAAGAGCAATAGtggaactatttatttcttttctgaatctttaaattaattgctaTACGCAACACCTGTCGTATTGAAATATGTGCGCGATGTATATATTGGATTTATATTGGAATTTAATCAAGCCTGAGTATAAGGAAGAACCTACCTTTATCGTTGTAAATGTTGAGCTTGCCTCCTTCGTGACACAAGGTGCATCCCTTGTGAGACTCCAGATTGGAAGCATAGTAATTGCCACTGCTGATTCCGTTGCAGTTTATTAGTTTGACTTCAAACCAAACGAGCCCAATAAGAAGCCAAATAAGATTGGCTCTATTGCGTTTAATTTTTGAGCAGTTGCGAATTGAGCCATGTGTCGATGCCCAAGGTGATATTATTTCCCTCAGAGGCGACACTAGAACGCTTTTTTCGGACTGACCCAACAGTTTTATTCCTGTAACTGTGTCGTAATCTACTCTATAATTTGTCTCTAAGGTTTGGCATATGCCGTCGCTAAGGCGTATTCTTTGTTGAAAGACGCTCTCGTTCCTTCGCATCGGTCGATCGGTTCGAAGGTGTTTTTGCGGTTTGCGTTGAACTGGTTGCCGTTTATCGCTAACCGCATTTCGGTTCCTGCGGCGCCTGCGCCTGCGCCGACGACGTCTTCTTCGTTGTCGTTTGCGATTGCGACTGCTGCAAAGCATTCGGCACAGGTTGTTGGACTTCACCTGCTGGTCATTATTTATGTCGTACGAGGTGTACCCGTAAAATAGCTTCAGCTTCGAGTCCGTATTGCTGCTGGGAGTTTCGTTTGGCGTGGTAGGAACAGGCATGTGGACTGCCCTACTGTTGGCCCTGCTTCCATCGGAGACATCGGACTGGGCAAGTACCGAGAAAATATCCAGGAGGATGCAGCTTGTAAGAAGGGTGGCTAGTGCAGTCGTCCATCGAGCAAGCACCAAAATGGCTCCCATAAGCTTTGACACGCCTAAGACTTCTGGATCAAGAACTTTCTTGCGCGCCACAGCCGGCTGGATAAATGATTTTCGGGATCcattgctgctgcagcagttgAAGCtaaagcaacagcagcactTAACAACCACCACACAGCATCCTTGGCGACAGCATAGGCATTGGCAATTAAAGAAGCATCTGTTGCCTTTGAAAGGCGGCTCCGACTGCGATTGATTGGGGTCAAAAGCAAACCGCATCTTGATATTTGGCAACGGGTAATACTGGCAGTGACCCTTAGAAGAGATGTAAGAGTAGTGGCAGTTTTATATTCCTGGTATCCAACTTCCGGTCCATTGCAAATCCTTTTCATTGGGGCTGTGTATATTCATTTTGTGccttaaaaacgaaaagatGGATAGtggtttctaaaaaatatgcCTCTAGGTGTTGCTTATATGTATACCTGTTACTCTTagagtaaatttatttatattgaaaaatgtattcttcattttgataggtactgataaacacaataaaactgcatttaagGGTAATCCcgactttctagcttttgtagtttaagagatctcagcgttcataccgACGGACAGATATTTactcggaaatgcttccttctagctgttagcACGAATACATgtcaaaaaccaaattaaaacaagaaaggaagctagcttcggcaaaccgaagcttatatacccttgcagatcattctattaatttacaaatcgcaaaaatgttaaatttcttattatttcacattaatttttcgatcgtttctatcacagctacaTGATATAGTaattcgatcttttaaaaattaaaatcgaatttcggaaatatttcaaaatagtcatatcccagagaagaagggaatgtaataaaaaccaacaaagatataattttttcccattaatttccatttaatttttcgaccgttcctatggcagctatatgataaagtgatccgatttaaaaaacaaaaaaaccgaaattcagaaatatatagaaataataccctctgcaagggtataaaaagcagGCCACCTGgcttgaaaaacatttttatacccttgcagagggtattatgatttcagtcagaagtttgcaacgcagtgaaggaaacgtttccgaccccaaaaagtatatatattcttgatcagcatcactagacgagtcgatatagccatgtccgtctgtccgtccgtctgtctgtccgtttctacgcaaactagtctctcaattttgaagctatcggcttaaaactttcccaaaagtcttctttctattgcaggtagtatataagtcggaaccggtcaaatcggacaactatatcttatagctcccataggaaagaacggaaaatttttttttttttttaattctagctttggtgtttttttgaaatattaacttaTACTCCTGGGAatgttcttttttaaatatttattaatttcgaataaaatttagaaaaaattgtgacactatatcatatagctgccataggaacggtcggaatattaaatgcaaattaataggaaacaaattattgcttggttggtttttattgtattctcttctactcttggaTATGAGTcttcttaaatatttccgaatttctgttttaattttatcaaaattaaactactatatcatatagctgccataggaacaatcggaaaattaatgagaaataatagaaaattgaacatttttgcgattgggttgtttcactaaaaaatgcatatcgccaatttgcaaatttttggCCTTCATGTCATTCTGTCATTAGCTTTTACACTGCgtgaaatatcctgaaaaacatcAAATTTTTACCGATTTTACcctattattcctatgggagctataggcagggatcgcaagtaagagttacttttttgaaaaaaaaattgacaaataagttttatttttcaatttctattataaaagttgacaaataagtcttatgcttcaatttttattataaaagttgacaaataactcttatgcttcaatttttcttataaaaatcaacaaataagagttatttgtcaacttttataataaaataaagattgaattgaaataactcttaaactgtggggtacattggtttaaaatttaaatatatataatctacgctttaatacctttctgttgatatgccatatgtccccaaaatattttttatgatgtaacaaatattattattataaaaaatatttaggggacatatggcatatcaacagaaaggtattaaagcgtagattatatatatataaattttaaaccaatgtaccgtacagttcaagagttatatcaattcaatctttattttcaatttttattataaaagttgacaaataacagagTTGTGACTAATGCATTAGATTTGTAATGAATTAGCAATTTCATTAGCATTAAAGCAATGTAATGCTAGTGAAATCAGTTTTCATTATCATtagaaaaagtaatgcttTTAATGCATTACTTTTGACAAatataatgctaatgaaaattcaattcattatttttgacaaatataatgctaatgaaaattcaatgcattacttttgacaaatataatgctaatgaaaaatatttcattacttttgagaaaaagtaataccaatgatattttttcattacaattaataatgctaatgaaaaaatttgcattaaaattttcattaaatattttttaactatacTTTTTTGATAACGTGTTGCAACCGCAAACCATGTCTTCATGCAAATAGGCCTGAAGATTTCGCGATTTcacttttatctttttttgcatTAGTTACGAGTTCATGCTTAACATACAAAACTTCTTAGTGCCAGTGCTGAAGAAGTCGCGGTCCATGAAGGAAAATTAGCTTTTAACGTTTTTCGAGCTTAGGACCGCTGTACTATGCAGTTTCCGAAAATTTCTTGGTGGTAGTTCTTCAGAACTCGCGGTCCATGgagaaaaaatagattttaacgttttttgaGTTATGGACCGCTGTGCCATTGGTGTTGTCTTCAACCAATGTGGCCCGAAGATTTCGCGGATTGATTTCGATTGTTTTTTGGATCGGTTGCTGTTTGTATTCGTAAAAGCAAGTACATTAGTGCTATGCTTAACTTACAACATATTTTGGcggttattcataaaaaatcgGGGTCCgtattctatttaattt
The genomic region above belongs to Drosophila takahashii strain IR98-3 E-12201 chromosome 4, DtakHiC1v2, whole genome shotgun sequence and contains:
- the Actbeta gene encoding inhibin beta chain isoform X1, whose protein sequence is MRFAFDPNQSQSEPPFKGNRCFFNCQCLCCRQGCCVVVVKCCCCFSFNCCSSNGSRKSFIQPAVARKKVLDPEVLGVSKLMGAILVLARWTTALATLLTSCILLDIFSVLAQSDVSDGSRANSRAVHMPVPTTPNETPSSNTDSKLKLFYGYTSYDINNDQQVKSNNLCRMLCSSRNRKRQRRRRRRRRRRRRRNRNAVSDKRQPVQRKPQKHLRTDRPMRRNESVFQQRIRLSDGICQTLETNYRVDYDTVTGIKLLGQSEKSVLVSPLREIISPWASTHGSIRNCSKIKRNRANLIWLLIGLVWFEVKLINCNGISSGNYYASNLESHKGCTLCHEGGKLNIYNDKDNPHTDYNIYNKYHTNNYFNKKTNQPHNNIAPSDQVRLESIKRQILTKLGLSHKPNVSHPLPKQFIWETIYRADGGRMDNAFESSGNDFDQQNSRARTLALPETHRFSGRGGRSYPSSQHQYRSPFDYTFNTSKGNVYEKVLRNRPADRRRHYMQKDDEKNVFLKRWTEKRQLKMNSRIASKSTSQHESHHGSITKMLKNGDAKNVNSIGGKQMNANAYRKSTYLIDINRSSDSSANTGINGEIRRNAYDYFNDYSVQTNEKSHESSSSVGYHSMVQNIEGEKQKRHYESVVHDQENIDHEDFFGNTQEIITFAEEGTQYRQYRILEFSPQNRRVPNQKLSIRSAQIHIRIDKPHSFWMERAKNLQEEHLPNTKRKWRANKPHHRIKIWVFQLSTAINITEKGIDKAILFRASFDVDTKHLGWQKFDLTETIREWYGHGSDEKLRLLIDCTGCGGRYSLHLFQTAKLGDNSSESEYMSPNLNRPFLVLHTESTRTRRVRRRAVDCGGALSGQCCKESFYVSFKALGWDDWIIAPRGYFANYCRGDCTGSFRTPDTFQTFHAHFIEEYRKMGLLNGMRPCCAPIKFSSMSLIYYGDDGIIKRDLPKMVVDECGCP
- the Actbeta gene encoding inhibin beta chain isoform X3 codes for the protein MRFAFDPNQSQSEPPFKGNRCFFNCQCLCCRQGCCVVVVKCCCCFSFNCCSSNGSRKSFIQPAVARKKVLDPEVLGVSKLMGAILVLARWTTALATLLTSCILLDIFSVLAQSDVSDGSRANSRAVHMPVPTTPNETPSSNTDSKLKLFYGYTSYDINNDQQVKSNNLCRMLCSSRNRKRQRRRRRRRRRRRRRNRNAVSDKRQPVQRKPQKHLRTDRPMRRNESVFQQRIRLSDGICQTLETNYRVDYDTVTGIKLLGQSEKSVLVSPLREIISPWASTHGSIRNCSKIKRNRANLIWLLIGLVWFEVKLINCNGISSGNYYASNLESHKGCTLCHEGGKLNIYNDKGTQYRQYRILEFSPQNRRVPNQKLSIRSAQIHIRIDKPHSFWMERAKNLQEEHLPNTKRKWRANKPHHRIKIWVFQLSTAINITEKGIDKAILFRASFDVDTKHLGWQKFDLTETIREWYGHGSDEKLRLLIDCTGCGGRYSLHLFQTAKLGDNSSESEYMSPNLNRPFLVLHTESTRTRRVRRRAVDCGGALSGQCCKESFYVSFKALGWDDWIIAPRGYFANYCRGDCTGSFRTPDTFQTFHAHFIEEYRKMGLLNGMRPCCAPIKFSSMSLIYYGDDGIIKRDLPKMVVDECGCP
- the Actbeta gene encoding inhibin beta chain isoform X2; translation: MRFAFDPNQSQSEPPFKGNRCFFNCQCLCCRQGCCVVVVKCCCCFSFNCCSSNGSRKSFIQPAVARKKVLDPEVLGVSKLMGAILVLARWTTALATLLTSCILLDIFSVLAQSDVSDGSRANSRAVHMPVPTTPNETPSSNTDSKLKLFYGYTSYDINNDQQVKSNNLCRMLCSSRNRKRQRRRRRRRRRRRRRNRNAVSDKRQPVQRKPQKHLRTDRPMRRNESVFQQRIRLSDGICQTLETNYRVDYDTVTGIKLLGQSEKSVLVSPLREIISPWASTHGSIRNCSKIKRNRANLIWLLIGLVWFEVKLINCNGISSGNYYASNLESHKGCTLCHEGGKLNIYNDKDGGRMDNAFESSGNDFDQQNSRARTLALPETHRFSGRGGRSYPSSQHQYRSPFDYTFNTSKGNVYEKVLRNRPADRRRHYMQKDDEKNVFLKRWTEKRQLKMNSRIASKSTSQHESHHGSITKMLKNGDAKNVNSIGGKQMNANAYRKSTYLIDINRSSDSSANTGINGEIRRNAYDYFNDYSVQTNEKSHESSSSVGYHSMVQNIEGEKQKRHYESVVHDQENIDHEDFFGNTQEIITFAEEGTQYRQYRILEFSPQNRRVPNQKLSIRSAQIHIRIDKPHSFWMERAKNLQEEHLPNTKRKWRANKPHHRIKIWVFQLSTAINITEKGIDKAILFRASFDVDTKHLGWQKFDLTETIREWYGHGSDEKLRLLIDCTGCGGRYSLHLFQTAKLGDNSSESEYMSPNLNRPFLVLHTESTRTRRVRRRAVDCGGALSGQCCKESFYVSFKALGWDDWIIAPRGYFANYCRGDCTGSFRTPDTFQTFHAHFIEEYRKMGLLNGMRPCCAPIKFSSMSLIYYGDDGIIKRDLPKMVVDECGCP